The nucleotide window AGGGCCTCGACGGCTCGGGTGGGACCGGCCAGAAGGTCGTGCGCGGCAATGCCGTAGTGCACGGCCACCGCGTCGCAGTCGGCCAGGCTCCACGCCGCGGCGCCGGACTGACGACGGCTCACCTGCGCCTGGCTCACCCCCAGCGCGACAGCAAGGTCGGTCTGCGACTCACCCGCCGCATGCAGGAGAGCGGCAACGGCTGACCGCATCAGCTCATCGAGGGCCATACTCATAGCGAGCACAATAGCACGTATAAAACATTTCTCATGCGCAAAACGCATACGCGTATGGGTGCGGATCCCTGGCGATCGGGAAAACAGCCTCCGGCCTGCTGTTCCGTAGGGGTGGGTGACGTGGCGGCACAGCATGCGGCGAGGGCCCGGAGCGGTGGTCACCCCGGGCCCTCGGCCGATGTGCGGACGGGTTCAGCGGTTGCGGGATCGTCGAAGCCTCAGGCCGATGCCGGGCGGAGGACGACCGGGAGGGCGGTGAGGCCGTTCATCGCCGT belongs to Streptomyces sp. V3I8 and includes:
- a CDS encoding helix-turn-helix transcriptional regulator — protein: MSMALDELMRSAVAALLHAAGESQTDLAVALGVSQAQVSRRQSGAAAWSLADCDAVAVHYGIAAHDLLAGPTRAVEALPPERRRVPGRPAAGARSAAANGAA